A portion of the Lolium rigidum isolate FL_2022 chromosome 1, APGP_CSIRO_Lrig_0.1, whole genome shotgun sequence genome contains these proteins:
- the LOC124661296 gene encoding auxin-responsive protein SAUR24-like, with the protein MMVMGYFRAPKKVRGGRKKKDAAAQEEAAGLREALLDQPGEGSLPKGYFAVYVGEEARRFVVPTGYLREPAFRDLMERAADEFGFTQAAGLHVPCAEEDFEELLRQLGRKNSGSGSGRGKKAI; encoded by the coding sequence ATGATGGTGATGGGCTACTTCCGGGCGCCCAAGAAGGTACGTggtgggaggaagaagaaggacgcggcggcgcaagaGGAGGCCGCGGGGCTCCGGGAGGCGCTGCTGGATCAGCCGGGCGAGGGCTCGCTGCCGAAGGGGTACTTCGCCGTGTACGTCGGGGAGGAGGCGCGGCGGTTCGTGGTGCCCACGGGGTACCTCCGGGAGCCGGCGTTCCGGGACCTCATGGAGCGCGCCGCCGACGAGTTCGGCTTCACGCAGGCCGCCGGGCTACACGTGCCCTGCGCCGAGGAGGACTTCGAGGAGCTGCTCCGCCAGCTCGGCCGCAAGAACAGCGGCTCCGGCAGCGGCAGGGGGAAGAAGGCCATTTAG